In Isosphaera pallida ATCC 43644, the sequence CCAGCACCCTTAACACCACCCCCACGAAGAGCATCAATCCCATGTAGGTCACACCAACTCGGAACCCTTGGGGAATGATGTCGATGGGAAGCAGGTAGCCCAGCCGCGAACCCAGGAACGCCACCACGAATCCCAAGCCCAGCGCCAGGTGCAAGACGATCAGCGAGAAAATCGCCCAACCGCGTTCGGAAGCCCGCAGCGCCGTGGTCCAAAGGGTAAACTCCACCCACAATCCGATCAAACCGATCCCCAAGCCCCCCAACAGGCTAGAGGCGGTCAATCCCCCGACTAACGTTTGGCGCTCGATGGCTCCGGTCTCGAACGAGGTTTGGACGAAGATCGAAGCCAGACCCAGAATCAGACCGGCGATCAAACCATAGTCAATCCACTCCACCCCGCGGCGTTGGCGCACTGAGTCGGCCACTCGTCCAACAATCCAGGCCAGCACACTCAACCAGGCCAACACCTTGATCCAGGTCATGGTGTGAGCGAACCAGATGCCGTAGGTTGAGTCAGTCTGGTTGGGATCGCCCCAAACGATCATCCACTGCAGCGGCACGATCATCCATTGAGGGATCGGGGTGGATTCGGGCAGCACCGGGGCGAATCCGGTCTGGTTGGGAGCGACCTCGGCGGTGGCCGTGGCCGTGGCGGCCTGAGCCGGTTCAGGCTCGACCAGGCGGGTCGGAGAAGATGGGTCGGTCGGGGAAACCTGGGCCAACAGGCACCAGAATCCCATCCACAACGACAACGCCGCTTGCGGCGCGGACATGGTCGATCGGCTCCTCGGTCAGGTGAATAAAACGCGGGTCGGGGCGACCTCGGCGGCGGGGTGGGGGAAAGACCGTCACGTAAGAATGAGTGAGCGACTTATCCAAACACGACAACGCGATTCCATCTCCTTCATCCGCCCCCAACGACGCGCTGAGGCGGGACGCCCCGGCGCGAAGTTCCAACTCCAACCGCAATCCCATCGGCGTGTTTCGATCCAGTCAGGGTGTCGGGGATGGGGATCGTCGAAGTCGAAGATGAAGATTGGCTCATGGGGTGGCGATTCAGCTCAGTTCCTCGCGGCCTCTCCCCCGTTGTCGCTGGGGACGCCGGCCAGGACTGGCCGGGCGGCTTGGGCAGCGGCCTCCTGCTCCTCACCGATCTTGCGCAGACCAGGTCGGGCTTCACTTTCCCGCACGATTCGGAGGAACAGTTCCTCCAGGGTGGTGGTGGGATGGTCGATCGCTTCGAGTGAAGCGTCTGGGAAACGGGCCAGCACTTCGCGGATGGCTTCTTTGCCTTCCTCGGGCAGGTTCCGTATCTTGAACTGGGTGATGTCTTGAACCGTCAGCAGTTCGGAAACTTTGCCGATCTCCCGCAGTTCGCCCCGGTGAAGGATGGCGATCCGGTCGCAGATGTCCTGCATGTCGGCCAGAAGGTGGCCGGATAGCACGATGGTTTTACCTTCGGCGCGGAGGTTGCGGATGGTATCTTTGATCTCGGCGGTGCCGATCGGGTCCAGACCTGAGGTCGGTTCGTCCAGCAGGATCAACTCGGGGTCGTTGATGAGGGCTTGAGCCAAACCGATCCGTCGTTGCATCCCTTTGGAGTATTCCCGCAATTGGCGTTTGCGGGCCGCCTTGAGGCCGACCCGCTCGATGAGCTGATCGACCCGCCGCCGCCGTTCCTGGGGCGCGATTTTGAAGAGCTTGCCATAAAACTCCAAAGTTTCCTCGGCGTTGAGAAACTTGTAGAGATACGACTCTTCAGGCAGATAGCCGATCCGTTCGTTCTTAGCCACGTTGGTAGTCGGCTCGCCGAAGATCAGCGATTCCCCTTCGGTGGGGAACAACAGACCCAGCAGCAGTTTGATCGTGGTGGTCTTGCCCGAGCCGTTGGGTCCGAGCAGGCCGAAGATCTCGCCGCGATAGACCTTGAGGTCGAGCGCTTTGAGGGCCTGGACCTTGGGACGGCCCCAGAAGTCCCGATACACCTTGGTCAGGTTTCGCGTCTCGATGACGACCTCGTGCGCGCTCATCGTGCCGGTTCCGCCTCGTCTGGCTAGTGCAGGGGGGGAAGAGGAATCCACGCCCAATCGGGATCGGCTTTGAAATTCGGCAAAGGAAGCGATCCGGTGGGTTTGATTCGATCGGTCGAGGACCGTGAAAGCCGTGGGCCGGGCGTCGGGATTCCGCCGGGCGACAGGGAGCCAACGTGGTTCACGTCGGCACCCTTCCCGGCCCCAGCGACGCGCTCCGATCGGGATGATTGCCTTACGCCCGATTCGAGGCGAAGGTTCGATCACCTTACATGAGCAGTCAAATCGGCTCCACGTCCGATTCGAATCGTTCCGCCCGCGCGTCCTCCACGTTCGTTCGTTGTCTCATCCCTGGGGAGGGAGGGTGGCGGAGGCGGCGAAACGCACCCGCCCTCCGAGGGAAAGCCAGCGCGGGTCAGTCACCCAACGACGAGTACACCACCGAGGTGGGTTTGGCCTCAACCCGTCCTCTGAACAAAGGCAGGGGCACCTGGATCCCTGCGGAGCTGACCTCCCGATAGGGAAAAACGGGGAAGAGGAGTCCAGGGGGGAATTGGTTGTAGGGGATGTAACGCTGGCCCTGGGTTTGGTAGGGGTTGTAGTAGGTTGAAAGGAACGCCTGACGGGCCGGCAGGGCGTACCAGCGTGGGAAGTAGTAGTCGGGGGTACGGGCGTCTCCCAGTGGCAGAGTGAAGCTGGTGTCGTACCAACCGTAGCCGTCCGGCGGACCGACGGGGGACGCGGGCATGTCCAGACCAGGGATTGTCGCGGGCAGGCGAGCCGCTTCGCCAAGCGGGCGTGGGGCGTCTTGCGTGCCGCGTTCCGGGTCGCGGGATCCGGAAGGCGGCGGTGAAACTTCTTCCAAGGGTTCGGCGGCGAGCAACGCCTCGGGCGGGTCGATGACTTCGGGAGGCTGGGCGAGTCCCAACAGCCCCAGGGTCAAGAGAATCGCGTTCATCCGTGAGACTCCCATCGAGATCGTGGTGAGGGCGCGTCCGGCTTGTTCGCAAGGTCTCGAATCTCCACCGAACGGCTTCGCTTCGCGCGGCGACGCGCCGAGCGAGTGGGAAGAGGTGGCGCAGGGCCGATCTTCCCCTCTTCAATGTCCGACCGCGAGAGGCTCCAAGGCGCGGGATTCCACCACGCTCTCTTGGACGCGCGGGGCGATCCGTCGTAAACTGGCGATCGTACCGACCCGAGGAGTCCCGCGCGTCCAGCTCCATCGTCGAGTCGGTTCTCTTGTGTCCTCCTCAATCACCCGGCATGATTCTTCTGATCGACA encodes:
- a CDS encoding ABC transporter ATP-binding protein, translating into MSAHEVVIETRNLTKVYRDFWGRPKVQALKALDLKVYRGEIFGLLGPNGSGKTTTIKLLLGLLFPTEGESLIFGEPTTNVAKNERIGYLPEESYLYKFLNAEETLEFYGKLFKIAPQERRRRVDQLIERVGLKAARKRQLREYSKGMQRRIGLAQALINDPELILLDEPTSGLDPIGTAEIKDTIRNLRAEGKTIVLSGHLLADMQDICDRIAILHRGELREIGKVSELLTVQDITQFKIRNLPEEGKEAIREVLARFPDASLEAIDHPTTTLEELFLRIVRESEARPGLRKIGEEQEAAAQAARPVLAGVPSDNGGEAARN